The DNA segment TCGATGATCGGCTCCGTCGCCGCTGTCGCGCCAATCAATACATCGGCTGCCACAACTTCATCTAACAGTTCTGTCCATGGCACTGGCGTTACATCAAAGGTCTCGGCAAGCGCGACCGCTCGTTCAAACGAACGGTTCAGCAGATGAATATCCTTGGCACCTGCCTGGATCAGATACCGCAAGGTTTCTTCACCCATTTCGCCAGCACCGCAAATAACAACACGTTTCTTGCTAAGCGAATCAAAGACCTCGGGGATCACTTCACCGACGGCCACACTCGGAACACTGACCCGGCGACGATGGATCGAAGTTTCTTGCTGGACACGCTTGGCAGCGCGATTGGCGGCCTGAAATACGTTATGCGTCAACGGACCGGCGGAACCCGATGTGCAAGCCAAATCATAGGCCTGTTTTACTTGAGCCAAGATCTGTGCTTCCCCGACCACCATGCTGTCCAAACTGGCTGCGACGGTAAATAGGTGCTCAACCGCTTCGACACCAGCGCGGTAAATCATTTGGTCAATGACTTCGTCGGTTGTCAAAGATCGCTGATCAGCTAGAAATCCGGCAACCGCATCCCGGTCGAGTGCTTGGTTATCACCTGATGTCGTATAAAGTTCGATGCGGTTGCAGGTGCTGATTAGCACCAACTCACACGATGGAAAACGATCGTGAAAATCAGCCAGCGCGGCACCGACCTGGTCACTGGTGAAGGCGATCTTCTCGCGAAACTCGACAGCCGCATCATGGTGGCTACAACCGATCATCTGCAGGTTCAAGGAGTCGTCTCCTCGATTACAGTTGTCGCGGTTGTGGATTCAATCGTCGCACCGGGTTCAGCGGCTGCACCTTTTTCGGCTTGGCCATGTGGCGTGGTCAGTACGCCGACGAGCGCTAAAACCAAAAAACCAAGACTCGCCAGCGTTAAGTAAACAGCCTTCCGGCCGCGGCTAGCTGGTGCATAAAAGAACTCAACTGCCGACGCACCCAACAACCAAACCAACAACAGCAAACTCAGCATCACGCCGCGGTCAGTCCAACTAACGTAACCCCAGCGATTCAGATTCATGACCACCCCGGACAGCAATCCCAGTCCGACGGCGACCGTGCTGATCACCAAGCAACGCCGGTTCATTCGGCCTAGGGTCTCGAGCGTTGGCAGCCGTAAAGCCGAACCGGCACGGTGACGTTTCAGACGCCAAGACTGGACCAAGTACATCACGCCGGCCAAAAAACCTACCAATACCGCTGCCGAACCGCCGGCCATGGATACTGCGTGAACGTTTCGCCACACCTCAACCGCTTCGGTGCGAGTAAACGGAGGCAAATCACGAACGGAAACCGCAAACGCGATCAATGCTAAAACCGCCGGCAAAAAGAAGAAGCTGACGATCGTATCGGGCCGCATCAAGTAGAACACAAAGAACGATATTGCTAGCGCAAGGGCTAACAGCAACGACCAATCCAACCATGTCGCCAGCATGCTGGCTTCGACACCTTCGATCGATGTAGCCCGCAGCAATACGTAGCAGACGTGCGTGAATAACCCCACCGTC comes from the Rubripirellula reticaptiva genome and includes:
- the hemA gene encoding glutamyl-tRNA reductase, whose protein sequence is MNLQMIGCSHHDAAVEFREKIAFTSDQVGAALADFHDRFPSCELVLISTCNRIELYTTSGDNQALDRDAVAGFLADQRSLTTDEVIDQMIYRAGVEAVEHLFTVAASLDSMVVGEAQILAQVKQAYDLACTSGSAGPLTHNVFQAANRAAKRVQQETSIHRRRVSVPSVAVGEVIPEVFDSLSKKRVVICGAGEMGEETLRYLIQAGAKDIHLLNRSFERAVALAETFDVTPVPWTELLDEVVAADVLIGATAATEPIIDQATFLPLHAKRKNRVLLILDLAVPRDFEASIGDLSSVYLYGIDDLKAACERNRRERQKEWPKAKQVIAEETERFISAIHHRGAGPVIQRLRTQATDLKQDELMRLKNKLGLGESDAATVKEIEKSFDRLINKLLHPPLTSIKDDAAEGHRRGLVEAVRHLFNLGDE
- a CDS encoding cytochrome c biogenesis protein CcsA — its product is MLAILREITIPCFFTSYLIVLVLELLRLLGRIPGRGLAVIVMMTVGLFTHVCYVLLRATSIEGVEASMLATWLDWSLLLALALAISFFVFYLMRPDTIVSFFFLPAVLALIAFAVSVRDLPPFTRTEAVEVWRNVHAVSMAGGSAAVLVGFLAGVMYLVQSWRLKRHRAGSALRLPTLETLGRMNRRCLVISTVAVGLGLLSGVVMNLNRWGYVSWTDRGVMLSLLLLVWLLGASAVEFFYAPASRGRKAVYLTLASLGFLVLALVGVLTTPHGQAEKGAAAEPGATIESTTATTVIEETTP